One Synechococcus sp. Nb3U1 genomic window, AAGAAACGGATCCCACGGTAGACCCAGCCCTGCCCAATGCCCATCTGCCCATTCATGAGTTTGACCTGGAGGATTCCCTCCCTTGGGATCATGTGGATACCGGCATTGAGAAAAAATGGCTGCAGAAAGACTACCATCGTGCCTTAGAAGCCATGACCGTCGAAGACTGCTCCTTCGAGGGCTGTTCCGCCTGTGGCATCTGTGGCCCTGGGTTTGGACACAACATCGTCATTCCCCCTGCCCCTATTCCCCCCATCCAAAGCCAACCGCAACCCACCAACGATCCGCTCGAACCTGAACAGGCAGCCCAACGCTTTCGCATCACCTACGGCAAAACTGGGGATCTGCGCTGGCTGGGCCACCTAGACTTGATGCGCCTTTGGGAACGGGCCTGTCGGCGAGCCGGCTTGCCTTTAGCCTTTAGCGGAGGGTATCACCCTATGCCGCGCCTGTCCAATGCCAATGCTCTGCCCATCGGCCAGGTGGGATCCGGCGAAATTTTGGATCTGGAACTACTGCCCCGCTACCTCTTTGGAGAACGGCTGCCCTTCACCCCAGAAGAACTGCATACTCGCCTGCTGGAACAACTGCCCGCTGAAATTCCCATCCAGTCCATCCGGGAGATCGACCGGCGGGATCCTTCGGCTACCGAAGCGGTCTATGCCGCGGAATATCAACTCACCGTCAGGACTGAGGCTGCGGATCCCAAGTGGTCAGCCTGGGTGAATCAGATCCTGGATGCTCCAGAAATTTGGATCGAGAAACTCTCCAAATCCGGCAAACCCTACCCGATCAATGTCCGTGCTTTGCTTTATCATCTGGAGTTTCAAGGCCAAGTCTCGGATGGATCCGCTCGCCTCTTCTATCGGGGCAGTTGCCGCAATGATGGCGCCTACTTACGGCCCACCTATCTGGCCCAAATGGCCCAAAAATTGGGGTTACCTACCTGGGAGCTAGTTGTGGTGGAACGGTTGCGCTTGTTGCTCCAGGAGCATGAGTTGAGTATTGCGTAGGGTTGGATTGGCCGGATCCCGGCCCCCTTGCTGCCGCCTTCTAACGGGCCTGCGCTATGGGGCTATGGGCTTAGGGATCCCACAAGCGCTATAATCTTGCCATTGCTGGCTCTTGCTGCTGCAAAACTCGCTAGGCTTCAACCTCGCCGGTGGCAGGGCGAGCAGCGGGTCAGATGTTGGGCCAGATCCCCAAATGGAAACAGTCTTAACTCAATACCCAGAAGACGCGAACACGCGCGATGTGGTGGATATGAGTGGAGGGGGCAACTCACCCCTGGTTTTTTCCATAAGGGTGCTTCTTCCCGGTTGTATGCTCCCTCTCATGTGACCTGTTGAGGTTGCATTTGGGGATGGTCAATAGAGCCTTGGCCAAAGTTTGGGCTAGAGCGGAGCCATGTTCAAGCAGGAATGTGAGCAGCCGTTCTCCCCCTCCCAGGGTGCTAGAGGTATTTTCAGTCCTTGGTACATGGCCACCCCCGTTGATACCCATGCATCCGAACCGAAAAAATGCTTACGGGCCACCCCCGACAAAGCTTAGTTTAGGCATCAGTTCAAGTAATGGATAACCCCATGTTCAGTAGGTTTTGGTTAGTGGATCCCCGGTGGATCCCAGTAGCGAATTTATTGGTGTCCTTCCGTATCAATACACTGGCATTGTCTGCTCCTGGCGCAGTGAGGCATGTTCATGCCTAGGCAGATCGTCATTGCTGAGCAACATCGAGTTGCAGCCGTCTTCGCCGAAGATCAAGTTCAAGAGCTGATCGTTGCCAGTGGTGTTCACCAGGTGGGAGACGTTTATCTGGGGGTGATCGAGAACGTCCTGCCTAGCATCGACGCGGCCTTTGTCAACATAGGCCCTTCTGAGCGCAATGGTTTTATCCATGTCACCGACCTAGGTCCGCTGCGCATCAAGCGGAGCCATGCTTCCATTACTGAGCTGGTGTTGCCCCAGCAAAAAGTATTGGTTCAGGTGATGAAGGAACCCACCGGCAACAAAGGGCCACGCCTTACTGGAGATCTGGCCTTTCCAGGACGGTATTTGGTGTTGCGCCCCTACGGCAAAGGCGTTCATTTGTCCCGCCGCATTGAGGATCGAGAAGAACGTAACCGCCTGAAATCCCTGGCCATCCTGATCAAGCCAGCACAAATGGGCCTACTGGTGCGCACCGAGGCAGAAGGGGTGTCTGAAGAGGCGATGATCGACGACCTGGAGCAATTAAAAAGACTCTGGGAAGACATTCAGCAACAGTACCAGTCGGCGCGTGGGCCGGGGCTACTTAACCGGGATGACGACTTTATTCAACGGGTTTTGCGGGATGTTTACTCCGAGGATGTGAACCGCATTGTCACCGATTCACCCGCAGGAGCTAAGCGAGTCCGCGGCTATCTGCAAAGTTGGAACAAAGGCCAAATGCCCGCCGGGATCTTTGTGGATGCCCACCGCGAGCCCACCCATATCTTGGAATATTTCCGGGTCAATGCTGTCATTCGCCAAGCCTTGCGCCCACGGGTGGATTTGCCCTCGGGTGGCTATATCATCATCGAGCCCACAGAAGCCCTGACGGTGATCGATGTCAACTCCGGCTCCTTTACCCAATCGGCTACCTCCCGTGAGACAGTGCTGTGGACCAACTGTGAAGCGGCCACCGAAATTGCCCGCCAACTGAAATTACGCAACATTGCCGGGGTGATCGTGGTGGATTTCATCGATATGGATTCCCGCCGCGACCAGTTACAGGTGTTGGAGCATTTCAACAAAGCGCTTTCTAGCGACAAGGCTCGTCCGCAGGTGGCACAACTGTCGGAATTGGGGCTGGTGGAGCTAACCCGCAAACGGCAGGGACAAAGCCTATACGAGATCTTCGGCCACTCCTGTCCCACCTGTGAGGGACTGGGGATCCTGGCCCGATTGCCCGGGGTTGAGCCAGGCCGTCTACTGACGGTAGAAAATGGCCTGATGGTGACACTGCCCGACGAAGGCGCTGACGCTCCGCGACGTGCCGGGCAGGATGAAGAAAGCTCCGCCATTCTGGTGCCGCGAGATGGTGATTCCCAGCGGGTGCGTTTGCGGGTGGGAAATGATGGGGTGCCCCGCGCAGAGAGTCGTGTCCCTCTACGGCGATCTCGCTCTGGCCCAGGACAACGACGCTACGGCCCGACGGGTGGCCTGGATCCGTTCTCTCCCTTTGGTAGCCCGGCGGAGTTGGAGGACGAGGCTCGCTCAGAAGGGGGACGTAAGCGCCAAGAGTGGGGGGATCCCCGGCAGCGCAGTGGATCTCGGGGGGGAGATAGCGAAGAAGGAGATGCCCTCCCGGCTGCAGAACCTTTCGGGGATGATTTCCTGCCAGACACGGCTAATATCGGTGAACCCAGCTCTGGTTCACGAGTCGGCCAAAAACGCAGAGACTCCCGTCGTTCTGGACGAGGAGAAGAGGGAGAAGGCTACAGCCCCCGTAAAGACTACATCTCGCTGACCCGAGCGGAAGAAAGTCGACCTGCTCCGGCGCGGCAAACCATCACAGTTGAGATGACCCCACTGCAACAACGAGTGTACTCAGAATTGGGCTTGTCACCGCTGCTGCTCCTTGAGCCGCTGCCGCCTCTGGGTCGAGATACGGTGGTTACGGTGGCTCTGCCGGGTATGACTCCAGCCTCGGTGGATACGCCAACGGAGCTAGAGGGCAGTGAATCCTTGCTTGGGGATGCGCCGGAATCTCCGGAATCTGAAGTGGGTGTTGGGATCGAACCAGAAGCAGAACCACGGGATCCGAGCCGCTCTTTTCAGGCAGACTTGGCTGAGGGAGAGGATATTCCGCCGGAGCCAGTTGCTGAGGCACCAGCCCCAGAGCTGAAAGAACTGGTGGTGAACCCAGCCAAGCAATCTCCAGCAGCTTCAAGACGACGGCGCTCCCGCAGCAGTTAGAAGTTCGACATGGAGTTGATTAGGTTTAGGTTAGTTAGGCAGAAGGCAAAACTGTTGGCGATAGTATGTTTCTCCTCTCCGAATCCCTGTAGAGTAGATGCGCGGTAGGGTAGATGCGCGCTTGCTCTGCTGATGGCTCCTGATTAAGTTGGCCCTGTCAATTTGAATCTGTCAACTTGAATTGGGAGTGGGAATATGAAAAACCAAGGTCAAGAAGAAATTCCTGTCGGACAAAGGGTTGGCCTGTATTGGCTGTAGTCTGTATCGCTGGAAAAGGCTGTAATCTTGATTTTTCTTTTATTTTAATAAAACCTTGCCGCCTAGCGTGACAAGAGTTTGCTTAACAGTCTTGGGTAACGGGCTACAGTCGTTTCCTTTGAGTAGCCCTAGGCCCTTTCCCTTCGTGATATCTATATCTAATCTCTGCACGCCCCAAAATCTCGACTTGAACTTGGTTTGCAATACTTAGTCTATTGCTCATTGCCAGGCTTGTGGAGTATGGGAAACCAGGTGCAGCCCAGTTTGGTTTGGGAGGGATCCCTTTGGCAACAAGGGATCCACTGGGTCGCGGGGGTCGATGAAGTGGGGCGGGGATCCCTGGCGGGGCCGGTGGTGGCAGCGGCGGTGATTCTACCAGTGGGGATGGATCCCGCAGAACTAGGAGGGGTGAGGGATTCCAAACAACTGCGCCCACAGCAACGAACTCGATTGGCGGAGCGGATTCGACAGGTAGCCCTAGCCGTCGCGATCGGGAGTGCCTCCGCAGCTGAGATTGACCAGATCAACATTCGGCAGGCAACGGTGCTGGCCATGCAACGGGCTTTGGCTCAGTTGGGTCAGGTTGAGCACATTTTGCTGGATGGATTGCCCCTAGCCGAGCTGGGATCCTGGCAAACGGCGCTGGTGAAGGGGGATCAAATCAGCCTATCCATTGCTGCTGCTTCGATTGTGGCCAAGGTCTGGCGAGATACCCTGATGCAGAACTGGGATCGGCAGTACCCCGGCTATGGCTGGGGAACCAACGTTGGCTATGGCACCCGCCAGCATCGACAGGCCCTGCAAGACTTGGGACTGACTCCGCAGCACCGCTGCAGTTTTGTCCACTTGGCAGAGCTGAAGGCAAATTGATAGAATACGAACCGCAGTTACGTTGCCCACGTAGCTCAGTGGACTAGAGCACTGGGTTCCGGTCCCAGGTGTCGGAGGTTCGAATCCTTTCGTGGGCGCTTCTCCTCGGATTATCTCTCCGCTCTACCGTCAAGCCACCCCACAAGAGGACTTGCTCTTGGGGAATCATTTTCTGCAGTTGTGGCGGGATAACGGCTTCAGCCCAGACCAAATTCGGGCAGATGGATTAGAAAGGATCCTCTCTTTTATTGAACAATTTATTGAACAAGCGCGGCAAACCTTGCAGTTTCAAGCCTTTGTTGCCCAACTAGAGGGTCAAGTGGTGGGCTCCGTTGGCTGCCAGTTGTTTACAGGCTTATACCCTCTGGTTTTGAGAGAAGACTGTCGCAAGTACGGATACATTTGGGGCGTCTATGTCGAGCCGGACTTTCGCCGTCGGGGGATTGCTCGGCAGTTGACCCAGTTAGTACTGGAATACCTACACTCTATCGGCTGTACCCGCGCAATTTTACACGCCTCTCCCAGTGGAAGACCTGTTTACGAGAAGTTGGGGTTTGTAACTTCTAGCGAGATGCGATTGGATCTCATCTGAGGAATTTGAGATGTCGAATGAGATGTCGAAAATAGCAAGATAGAGACCCGGACTCAATCAACCATATAAATGCGCTACATACTCTCCATAGCCGTTGTAGGGCAAGGTTGGCACCGTCTGCCAATGGGAGCGGGATCCAAATCCGATCAGGGTTTCCTGTGCTTGTGACCAACGGGGATGAGGCACCGTCGGATCCACGTTGGCTTCAAATCCATATTCATCAGGGGCTAAGGTGTTCCAAAAGGTGGGGGGTTGCTCCGCTAGAAATTCAATTTTGACGATGGATTTCCCCCCCTTAAAGCCATATTTCCATGGGAGCACCATGCGAATCGGAGCCCCATGCTGTTTGGGCAGCGGTTTGCCATAAATCCCCAGGGCGAAAAAGGCCAACTCATTCGCCATTTCTTCAATCCGCAAGCCCTCGGTATAGGGCCAGGGCAAGTTGGGGGGCCAAATGGGGCCATACATGATGTCACGGTCATAAAAGGAGGTGAAGCGGACAAATTTGGCCTCCGACAAGGGATCCACCCGTTCGATCAACAACCGCATCGGAAAACCCAACCAGGGCACTACCATTGCCCAAGCTTCCACACAGCGGAAGCGATAAATGCGTTCTTCTAAGGGGAACCTAAACAGATCTTCAAGGCCCAGCTTTTGCGGTTGCCGTACCAGCCCTGTGATTTCGACCGTCCAGGGATCTGTCGGCAGAGCCTGTGCCCCCCGCCAAATTCGTTTGCCGGATCCAAATTCATAAAAGTTATTATAGCGGGCTGCAACAATCTCTTCGGTGAGAGGTCGCTCTGGATCTGAAAAAGTGGGGTTCAAAAGGATCCCACTCAAGTCCCGTTCCACAGAAGGAGCTGCTTCTCTGCTGCCAAACCCAAAAATGGAGAAACTGGCCCCTGCCCCGGCGGATCCCAGTTGGGTGAGAAATCGCCGCCGGTCCAAAAAGATTGCTTCCGGTGTAACCGGGGTTTCTTGTTGCCAGGGGCGAGGAACCTGGAGCCCGAGCATACATCAGCCATCCTTTAGGCGGGGAAAAGTCTGCTGCCAAAATTTACTCTACCGTCAACGGCCAGGAAAACTCTGTAGGTAGAGGATCACATAGGCTATGTGGACTTGTGAACCGAGCCAAATCGTTGCTGCATTTACCCAGTTGACTCCGTTGACACCTGTTTGAGCAGATCCGCCGCATGGGTTTCCACTTTAACCTTGCTGACGATGGCTTCGATCTTGCCTTGCGGGTCGATGATAAACGTGGTGCGATGAATGCCGTTGTACTCTTTGCCCATGAATTTCTTCGGGCCGAATACCCCGTAGGCTGTGGCCACCTGTGCCCCCTCATCCACCAACAACGGAAAGGGCAACTGGAACTTCTGGGCAAACTTTTGATGGGAACGGGCATTGTCCGCGCTTACCCCCAATACGCGGATCCCCTGCGCCTGATAGTCCGCGTAAGCATCTCGAAACCCACAGGCTTCTTTGGTGCAGCCGGGAGTATTGTCTCGGGGGTAAAAGTAAAGCACCACCCGCTGCCCCCGCAAATCGCTCAAGCAAATGAGGTTGCCCTCTGCATCCGGCAAGGTAAAGTCAGGGGCGGGATCCCCGACAGAAAGACTCATAGACGGGATCCCTCCTTAGGCTAATTTCTTGGGGGAGAGGATCATAATCATGTTTCGCCCTTCTTTGCGGGGGGCTTGCTGCATTTCCGCTACTTCTTCTAGGTCTTTGAACAGACGGCGCAACAATTCTTCTCCCAACTCGGCGTGCTGAGCCTCCCGACCGCGGAACATAACGGTCGCTTTCACCTTGTCACCATCCGCCATAAATTGCTGGGCACTGCGCAGACGGACATTGTAGTCATGCTCGCCAATGTTGTAACGAAACTTCACTTCCTTTACTTCGGCAGTGTGTTGTTTCTTGCGCGCTTCCCGCTCTTTTTTCTCTTTCTCAAACTTGAACTTGCCGTAGTCCATAATGCGGCAGACGGGCGGATCGGCTTTGTCGCTCACCAAGACCAAATCTAGGTCTTTTTCTTCTGCCAATCGCAGGGCTTCGCGCGGGCTCATGATCCCCAGTTGTCCGCCGTCGGTATCGATGAGACGGATTTTGGGGAAGCGGATGCGCTCGTTAATGTTCGGCAGCTCTGCACGCTGCTTGCGGGGGAAGCGGTCAAATGGACGCTCTAAGGCCAAGTTTTCCTCTCTATGAGATATCTACGAGATAACGAAGGGGTAGCAAGCCTCGTTTCGCCGATGCTAGCCGATGGGTTGTGCCAGCGAAAGGGCAAGGCATGCTCCACCTATATTAGCTAGCATTTTCCGTCTCGTTCTGGGGTTGTTAAGGCCTGCTGACTTAGGGATTCTGCCAGATTTAGGCATCAACCACGGTAGGATGACCAGGGTAACGATCCTGCTGAGAGAACCCAGGCTTCAGCAGATCCGCCATTATTTTCTACTGTGGTTCGTAGGGAGGGCAAAAGCAGTGCAGTTAGGTTTAACTCAACGGGAACTGACGGAATTGACCCGAAAGTCGGTACAACTGATCCTGAGTGGGCGTGAGGGGGATAGCGAAGCCTTGACCCAATACAAAACCTCTGCTCAATTCCGGGCTGGGGTGCAACTGGCTTGTGCGGCGATGGTCTTGGTCTTAGCGGAAAACAATGAGCGCATCAGCCAACAGTTGGCTAGCCTCCAGAAGGAATCCTGAGGTGAGTTCGAACCTGATGCCATACCTGCCCTAGGGAGCTGCACCAGCTGAGGGGGGCTAGGCCTCCAGCCCCAAGTTTTGCCTGCGATCCCTGCGGGGGTTGAACCTTTGCCGGAAAGGCTAACCCCAACCGGATCAAGTGGGCACAGGCTTGGCGAACCGCGAACAGGTCTTCTTCTAGATCGAGGCTGATTTGCTGCACCGTTGTGCCTGGAGAGAGTTGTTCCCAAACACTCCATTGCAGCGGGGTGAGCTTGACTGAAGGGATCCCTTTTGAACTGCGGCACAGGTGGGCGGATGGATCGGGCCACTCCTCTAAGCTCGGAGCTGCTGGCGGGGAGTAAGGCACATCTGGAAAACTGGGGCTCATGGCGAGAACAACAACACGGGTCATCCCCTTGCCTCGAAAAACCGAATCGGCGGTGACAGGGTCGATCCTTCCGCGAGGTCTGGGGGACAGGGATCCCAGCCAACAACTCATGGCAGGATCATGGATGGATGATGAACGATAACCGGGGAAAAATCAGGGAAAAGTTGACATCTTGGTAGCTTTTTTATCGCATCGGGACACCTTTGAGTGATTTAGATTACATTAGATCACTTGGATCCCAAGGGATCCCGACTAGCCTAGCGGAGGAGGAAACTTTGGTTCAGGTGCGCAGCGAACGGGATTCGATGGGGGAGCGGCAACTGCCGGAGTCGGTCTATTACGGCATTCAAACCGCCCGTGCTCTGGAGAATTTCCCTATCAGTGGTCTCAAGCCCTTACCTGAATATGTGGATGCTTGTCTGCTCATCAAAAAAGCAGCTGCCAAGGTGAATGGGGAGTTGGGGTGCATTCCTGCGGATGTGGCCGAGGCCATTGTGCGAGCAGCAGATGAAATTTTACAGGGATCCCTGCGGGATCAATTTGTGGTGGATGTCTATCAGGCGGGAGCGGGTACCTCCCACCACATGAATGTCAACGAGGTGCTGGCCAACCGGGCCTTGGAGATCCTGGGAGAACCCAAAGGTCACTACGACCGCGTGAGCCCCAACGACCACGTCAACTACGGCCAATCCACCAACGATGTCATCCCCACTGCGATGCGGCTGGCGGCTCTGTTGCGAGTGCGGCAGAATTTGTTACCCACCCTGGATCATTTGGTGGCGGCACTCGGACAAAAAGCAACCGAATTTCAGTCAATCCTCAAGGCCGGGCGTACCCATCTGCAGGATGCTGTCCCGGTGCGGCTGGGAGATAGCTTTGGTGCATACCAGGTGATCTTGGCCCAACATCGCCAGTGGATCGACCAGGCCAGTCAGGCCCTGTACAGCTTGGGATTGGGGGGAAGCGCTGCGGGTACTGGGCTCAATACCCACCCCCACTATCGGCAACAGGTGGGGCAACGGCTGGCGGAGTTGACCCAACTGCCCCTGACCCCAGCCCCCCATTTGATGGCGGCCATGCAGAGTATGGCTCCCTTTGTGCATCTGTCGGGATCCCTACGCAACCTGGCTCAAGACTGCATCAAGCTGGCCAACGACCTACGCCTGATGGATTCTGGCCCCAAAACTGGCCTCAAGGAGATCCAGCTGCCGCCGGTGCAACCAGGATCCTCGATCATGCCGGGCAAATACAATCCGGTGATGGCAGAAATGCTGAACATGGTCTGCTTTCAGGTGATTGGGTTGGATGGGGCGATCACCCTTTGTGCTCAAGCCGGACAATTTGAGCTGAATGTGATGATGCCTCTGATCGCCTATGACCTGCTGCACAGCCTGCGGATCTTGAATAACAGCTTGCGGGTCTTTACGGAACGCTGCATTCAAGGGATTACACCCCAGCCAGAACGATGTCGCCACTACGCGGAAGGGACTCTCGCCCTGGTAACCGCCCTCAACCCCTACATCGGCTATTTGCAAGCTGCAGAGGTGGCCAAAACCTCTCTGGAAACGGGGCGATCAATCCGGGCAATTGTCCTAGAGCGCAATTTGATGACTCCAGAACAGGTGGCGGAGGTACTAAACCTGGAGGCGATGAGCCAGATGCAACCTCTTGCTCAATCCCCCCTTGTTGATTGAATCTCTACTGAATCTCTTCAGGCTTGCAGAGCGTTACAGGGTCTGGCGCCACGGTAGAACAAAGGCCGACGTGGAGAAGGTTCGGCATCCACAAAATAGGCATCGGCAGGAATCGACTGGCCCCAGTTGCGGAAGGGACTCTTCGCTTTGGGTTTGACCGGAGCGGCGGGTTGAGAAAGGGTCATGTTCAAAAGTTGTTTCGGCATGACGGGAATTTCGGAGCCCACCCGTGACCAGACCTCACAGCGATCAGAATGCACCACCACAATACTGACCAGGGATCCGTAGTCCATGTCGTGGCGGCAGCTGTCGACGGCTTCCTTCAGCTTACGGAAGCTACGGTTAAAGGCGTAAAAATGGTTCTGAAAGCGAATGGACTCCAAGAAACCATCCGTCGTAACTGCCACATGGTTATGGTCGGTGGAAGCGTAGTCGAGGATCACCATAAGTGGAGAGGCTGAGAGAGGGTGAATCAAAACGAATGGGCTTTTGCCGTAATTACACTTAAGCATGACTTCTCATAGCTGGTCATCCGCGAAATGGCTTGTCTGCAACAAGGTTTAACGAAATCTTCCGTTGACTCTATCCTCTGCCCTCAAGCTTCCATTTCCTGGGCGGGGATCCCACCCAATTCCCGCCGCAGTTCTGCCAGGGCAGCTTCCCCAATGTGAGGAGCGGCACAGACCAGGGTGGGCATGCGGATCAGATCGGCTCGGGCTTGGCGCAATAAGGCGCGCAGGGTAGGGTAGCTGGCTTCGTCGCAAATGAGGGTATGGGCGCGGCGCATGATAGAGCTCACCCGCTCTGTATCAGAGATCACTGCTGTCAGCACCAGCAGATCCTCTCCCCGCAAACTGTGGATGATCACCTCCGCAACCTCCAGCAGAGCGGTGCTGATGCTGACCAGCCCCAGGCAGGCATGGGGGGGCAGTTGGCGAACCAAATCAATTTCCTTGGCGTAGTCGGATACCTCTATGGGCAAAACACGGGCGCCGCGGGGCTGGGCAATGGCTTCGACGGCACTCAGAAAATAACGGAGCGTCACGACGGTGCCGGAACGGAGCTGATCCAAAACCGTGGCCAGATCCTCCAAGGGCACCAACTGTACCCGGATGCCCAAGGCCTGTTGGATT contains:
- a CDS encoding Rne/Rng family ribonuclease — its product is MPRQIVIAEQHRVAAVFAEDQVQELIVASGVHQVGDVYLGVIENVLPSIDAAFVNIGPSERNGFIHVTDLGPLRIKRSHASITELVLPQQKVLVQVMKEPTGNKGPRLTGDLAFPGRYLVLRPYGKGVHLSRRIEDREERNRLKSLAILIKPAQMGLLVRTEAEGVSEEAMIDDLEQLKRLWEDIQQQYQSARGPGLLNRDDDFIQRVLRDVYSEDVNRIVTDSPAGAKRVRGYLQSWNKGQMPAGIFVDAHREPTHILEYFRVNAVIRQALRPRVDLPSGGYIIIEPTEALTVIDVNSGSFTQSATSRETVLWTNCEAATEIARQLKLRNIAGVIVVDFIDMDSRRDQLQVLEHFNKALSSDKARPQVAQLSELGLVELTRKRQGQSLYEIFGHSCPTCEGLGILARLPGVEPGRLLTVENGLMVTLPDEGADAPRRAGQDEESSAILVPRDGDSQRVRLRVGNDGVPRAESRVPLRRSRSGPGQRRYGPTGGLDPFSPFGSPAELEDEARSEGGRKRQEWGDPRQRSGSRGGDSEEGDALPAAEPFGDDFLPDTANIGEPSSGSRVGQKRRDSRRSGRGEEGEGYSPRKDYISLTRAEESRPAPARQTITVEMTPLQQRVYSELGLSPLLLLEPLPPLGRDTVVTVALPGMTPASVDTPTELEGSESLLGDAPESPESEVGVGIEPEAEPRDPSRSFQADLAEGEDIPPEPVAEAPAPELKELVVNPAKQSPAASRRRRSRSS
- a CDS encoding ribonuclease HII is translated as MQPSLVWEGSLWQQGIHWVAGVDEVGRGSLAGPVVAAAVILPVGMDPAELGGVRDSKQLRPQQRTRLAERIRQVALAVAIGSASAAEIDQINIRQATVLAMQRALAQLGQVEHILLDGLPLAELGSWQTALVKGDQISLSIAAASIVAKVWRDTLMQNWDRQYPGYGWGTNVGYGTRQHRQALQDLGLTPQHRCSFVHLAELKAN
- a CDS encoding GNAT family N-acetyltransferase, which codes for MGASPRIISPLYRQATPQEDLLLGNHFLQLWRDNGFSPDQIRADGLERILSFIEQFIEQARQTLQFQAFVAQLEGQVVGSVGCQLFTGLYPLVLREDCRKYGYIWGVYVEPDFRRRGIARQLTQLVLEYLHSIGCTRAILHASPSGRPVYEKLGFVTSSEMRLDLI
- the bcp gene encoding thioredoxin-dependent thiol peroxidase, whose product is MSLSVGDPAPDFTLPDAEGNLICLSDLRGQRVVLYFYPRDNTPGCTKEACGFRDAYADYQAQGIRVLGVSADNARSHQKFAQKFQLPFPLLVDEGAQVATAYGVFGPKKFMGKEYNGIHRTTFIIDPQGKIEAIVSKVKVETHAADLLKQVSTESTG
- the msrP gene encoding protein-methionine-sulfoxide reductase catalytic subunit MsrP, whose amino-acid sequence is MLGLQVPRPWQQETPVTPEAIFLDRRRFLTQLGSAGAGASFSIFGFGSREAAPSVERDLSGILLNPTFSDPERPLTEEIVAARYNNFYEFGSGKRIWRGAQALPTDPWTVEITGLVRQPQKLGLEDLFRFPLEERIYRFRCVEAWAMVVPWLGFPMRLLIERVDPLSEAKFVRFTSFYDRDIMYGPIWPPNLPWPYTEGLRIEEMANELAFFALGIYGKPLPKQHGAPIRMVLPWKYGFKGGKSIVKIEFLAEQPPTFWNTLAPDEYGFEANVDPTVPHPRWSQAQETLIGFGSRSHWQTVPTLPYNGYGEYVAHLYG
- the infC gene encoding translation initiation factor IF-3, translated to MALERPFDRFPRKQRAELPNINERIRFPKIRLIDTDGGQLGIMSPREALRLAEEKDLDLVLVSDKADPPVCRIMDYGKFKFEKEKKEREARKKQHTAEVKEVKFRYNIGEHDYNVRLRSAQQFMADGDKVKATVMFRGREAQHAELGEELLRRLFKDLEEVAEMQQAPRKEGRNMIMILSPKKLA
- a CDS encoding aspartate ammonia-lyase → MRSERDSMGERQLPESVYYGIQTARALENFPISGLKPLPEYVDACLLIKKAAAKVNGELGCIPADVAEAIVRAADEILQGSLRDQFVVDVYQAGAGTSHHMNVNEVLANRALEILGEPKGHYDRVSPNDHVNYGQSTNDVIPTAMRLAALLRVRQNLLPTLDHLVAALGQKATEFQSILKAGRTHLQDAVPVRLGDSFGAYQVILAQHRQWIDQASQALYSLGLGGSAAGTGLNTHPHYRQQVGQRLAELTQLPLTPAPHLMAAMQSMAPFVHLSGSLRNLAQDCIKLANDLRLMDSGPKTGLKEIQLPPVQPGSSIMPGKYNPVMAEMLNMVCFQVIGLDGAITLCAQAGQFELNVMMPLIAYDLLHSLRILNNSLRVFTERCIQGITPQPERCRHYAEGTLALVTALNPYIGYLQAAEVAKTSLETGRSIRAIVLERNLMTPEQVAEVLNLEAMSQMQPLAQSPLVD
- a CDS encoding GntR family transcriptional regulator, with protein sequence MMRISIQPESGIPGSVQLFNLLCFAIACGQFPPGRRLPSTRQLAMQTGLHRNTINKVYHQLEEMGLVETRAASGIYVSGAASQVANTSQVLSQNLDKSKQALHQVRQGIDQLQQQGFSLEQVRDLLLAEIDWRLRCSAQVLVCVPGRDLGTGELMTQQIQQALGIRVQLVPLEDLATVLDQLRSGTVVTLRYFLSAVEAIAQPRGARVLPIEVSDYAKEIDLVRQLPPHACLGLVSISTALLEVAEVIIHSLRGEDLLVLTAVISDTERVSSIMRRAHTLICDEASYPTLRALLRQARADLIRMPTLVCAAPHIGEAALAELRRELGGIPAQEMEA